Below is a window of Leucobacter sp. Psy1 DNA.
AGGGCGCCAAGAAGGCCGGTGCGCAGGCCCAGGCGCGTCAGGCCCAGGCGGCTGCGTCCCAGCAGCGCGGCGCGTTCGGCCAGAACGGCGAGAGCGCACCCGAACCGCAGAACCGCGCACAGCGGCGCGCCCAGAAGTAGCATGACCGGCGCGCCGCTCCGTGGCGCGCTCGACGGAACCACCGGAGACCCCATGGCAAACGAGAATTCTGCCCGACCGACGAAGACGGAACGGCGACAGCAGGCGCGCGAGCAGGCACGATTGGCCCGCGAGCGCGAGCAGAAGCGGGAGAAGCGCAACAAGCGCCTGATCCAGGGCAGCATCGTCATCGGCGTTCTCGCCGTGGTCGCGGTCATCGCGCTCGTGCTGACGCAGACCTTGAAGCCCGCAGGGCCCGGCCCGGAGAACATGGCCTCGGGCGGTGCGGTGTTCGGCGCAGACCTCGAGGTCCAACCGTCTGCCGCGCTGCAGCCGGACCAGACGCGGGAGTACCCCGAGGTCAACCGGGAGGAACTGCCGCTCGACATCTCGCTCTACGTTGACTACATGTGCCCAGGCTGCGGCAACTTCGAGCAGACCTACGGCACCATGCTCGAGAACTACGTGGGCGGCGGCGACGCGACGCTCCGCGTGTACCCGCTGAACTTCCTCGACAACCGCTCGCAGGGCACCAATTACTCGACCCGTGCGGCCAACATGTTCGGCTGCCTGGTCGAGGAGCAGCCCGATGTGGCGTTCGCCGTGCACAACCGTCTGCTGAGCGCCGAGGTGCAGCCCCAGGAGGGCACCGCTGGCCTGACCGATGACGAGCTGCTCGAGCAGGCCGAACTCGCCGGGGCCGAGATCACTCCGGAGCTCGAGAGCTGCGTGAGCGATAAGCGGTTCTCCAGCTTTATCTCGTCGAACACGAAGGCCGTCACCGAGCAGGGCCTGCTCGGCCTGGCCGAGGGTGCGCAGATCGCGGCGGGCAACCAGCTGATTCCTGCCGACCAGCCTCAGACGCTCAGCCAGACGCCGACCGTGATCGTGAACGGTGAGCAGTGGGTGCAGTCCCGCGACGGCGACCTCGAGGCCTACCTCCTCAAGGTCAAGAGCGAGGTCGAGCAGCAGCAGCTGAAGAACAGTCAGCCCGACGGGTCCTCCGAGTCGGAGTGACGCTAGACTGTTCCGGGATCGGGTGCTTCGGCGCCCGGTCCCATCCGCCGGCTTAGCTCATCTGGTAGAGCAGCGATCTTGTAAGTCGCAGGTGATCGGTTCGAGTCCGATAGCCGGCTCCAATAGCGTGTGACGCCTCTCGCGCAGGAGTACAGTGGGCGGGTGACCGCTGCGAAATCTTCGTTCCCCGTGTGGGCCGCGCTCCTCGTCTCGGGTATTGCGGGCATGATGGTCTCCACGCAATCGCGGGTGAACGGCGGCCTCAGTCAGGAGCTGCACAGCGGGTATCTGGCGGCTGCGGTCTCCTTTGGATCGGGTCTGCTGATCCTGGTGGTGCTCGTCGCATGCGTGCCGCGCGGGCGACGCGGCCTTGCGAGGGTGCGACGGGAGGTCGCGGCGGGTGAGTTCCCGGTGTGGGGGCTTCTCGGCGGGGCGTGCGGCGCGTTCTTCGTGCTGACGCAGGGTCTGGTGGCCACGGTGCTGGGCGTGGCGCTCTTCACTGTCGGGATCGTCGCGGGGCAGGTGCTCGGCGGTTTGGTGATCGACCGTATCGGGCTGGGCCCGAGCGGGAAGATCGCGCCCACGACGACGCGCCTCATCGGTACGGGGCTCGCGGTCGTGGCGGTCGCGGTGTCGGTGTCGGATCGCATCCTGGGCGGAGACGGCGGAGCCGTGTGGCTCATCGTCATCCCCGTGGTGGCCGGTGTTGGCATGGCATGGCAGAGCGCCGTCAACGGGCTGGTGCGAGTGGTGGCGCAGAGCGCGATCACCGCAACCTTCGTGAACTTCCTGGTCGGGACGCTGGTGCTCGCCATCGCTGCGGCGGTGTCGTTGGCGTTCTCGGGGTGGCCGACCGGGTGGCCCGCGGAGCCCTGGTTCTATGTCGGCGGCCTCGTGGGGGTGGTCTTCATCGCGCTGGCGACGATTCTCGTGCGAACGGCGGGCGTACTGCTGTTGAGCATGTCGAACGTCGCGGGGCAGCTCGTCGGCTCGATGGTGTTCGAGGTGTGGTCTCCGCTGGCCGGGGGCGTGACGATCCCGCTGCTGGCCGGAGTGGGTCTTGCGCTGGTCGCGGTGGTCATCGCGGCGCTGCCGTCGCGGTATCGGCGCCCGGAAGGACCCCGCTAGGGTCACAGTGCTGTAACGGAATAGGGCCTCTCGAGCCTCGCGAGACAGCCGCGCCGCTCGCGAGAACGGGCGGCATGCCCCATTGCGCGGATCCCAGTCGTTCCTAAGCAGAAGAGGTGGCTCCTGGCCTCTGACACGTCGCGGTTCTGGGCGTTGCGGACGTCGACCGCGTCTCCGCGAAGCGCGTCCCACCACCTGAACGGACGGTCGCAGTGCTTGCTATCGTGACACTCGGCTGCCCCCGCGAACTCAGCGAGGCGGTGGGTACCGGTGCAGTGAGGACGGGAAGCGAATAGTGTGGGAGTACATTGCGGGACGGTGGGGAGCGATTCTCTTCGCCGCCTGGCAGCATTTCAGTCTGGTAGCGCAGTGCGTGATCCTCGGAACCATCATCGCGGTCTTCCTCGCGGTCCTCTGCTACCGCGTCCCCGCGCTCGTGGGGCTCGCGAACGGCGTTACCGCGATCGGGCTGACCATTCCGTCATTCGCGCTCATCGGGTTGTTGATCGCCCCGGTCGGGTACGGCGTTCCGCTCGCGGTCACGGTACTCACCTTCTTCGCGGTGCTCCCGATCCTGCGGAACGCCGTCGTCGGCTTGAGCGGAGTCGAATCGTCGCTCATCGAGTCGGCTCGCGGTATCGGTGTGAGCCGACTCGGCACCCTCGCGCGGGTTGAACTGCCGCTCGCCTGGCCCGTCATCCTCACCGGCATCCGCATCTCGGCGCAGATGGTCATGGGTGTCGCCGCCGTCGCCGCATACGCGCTGGGCCCCGGGCTCGGATCCTTCATCTTCACCGGACTGTCGCAACTCGGCAGCGCGAACGCGGTGTATTCCGTCCTGGTCGGCGTCATCGGCGTCGTCATCATCGCCCTCATCCTCGATCTCATTCTGGTCGTCATCGGCCGGTTGACAACCCCGAAAGGCATCCGTGTCTGAGAGCAGCGAACAGTCCGCCCCCACCGGGGGCTCCCGCATTCTCCTCGAAGAGGTCACGAAGCGGTACTCCTCAGGGGGAAGGCCAGCGGTCGACGGGGTCACTCTCGAGATCCCCGCAGGCAAGATCGTCATGCTCGTCGGCCCGTCCGGCTGCGGGAAGACGACGACCCTGAAAATGATCAACCGGCTCATCGAACCGACCGAGGGCACCATCAGCCTCGGCGACCAGGACGTGACGGATATCGACGGCGACGACCTCAGACGCCGGATCGGGTACGTGATTCAGGCGGGAGGGTTGTTCCCGCACATGACGATCGCGCAGAACATCGCGATCGTGCCGAAGATGCTCAAGTGGGACAAGCAGCGGATCGCTGCGCGGGTCGACGAACTCCTCGACCTCGTTTCGCTGGACCCCGAGGTCTACCGCGATCGATACCCGCGGGAGCTTTCAGGCGGCCAGCAGCAACGCGTCGGCGTGGCGCGGGCGCTCGCGGCCGATCCTCCGGTGCTCTTGATGGACGAGCCATTCGGTGCCGTGGATCCCATTACGCGCCAGCGCCTGCAGGATGAACTGCTGCAGATCCAGGAGGAGCTGCAGAAGACGATCGTCATCGTGACCCACGATTTTGATGAGGCGGTGAAGCTCGGTGACTGGATCGTCATCTTCTCCGAGGGTGCACACATCGTGCAGTACGACACTCCCGAGCGTATTCTCGCCGAGCCTGCCAACGAGTTCGTCGAGAACTTCATCGGTTCGGGGGCGGGTCTCAAGCAGCTCACGCTGACCCGCGTCCGCGACGTCGAACTCGCCGATGCGGTGACGACCAGACCGGGCGAGCTCGCGGCCGCCGTGCGCGATGAGTTGCGGGCGCGCGGGCGCGAGCACGCGGTCGTGCTCGACGGGCGGGGCCGGCCGATCAATTGGCTGTCCGTGAAGCAACTCGGACGCCTGGAAGCGATCCCCGAGACGCCCGCCCCCGATCTGCCGCTGGTCAGCACGGGCGCGACGCTCAACGACGCGCTCGATACGATGCTGGTGTCCAGTGCGGGAACAGCCCTCGTCGTGGGCAGGCGCGATGCCTTCGTCGGCGTCATCGACGTGGAGACGGTGATGCACGCGATCACGGCCGCGCGTGCGGAAGCCGCGCGTCTCCACGCGAACGGTCCGGTCGGGACCAACACGTCGCCCGTCCCGGTCACCACGGGGCGCGCAGATGGGTGAGACTCGACGGCGGTCGCGGCTGCGCGCGTTCGCTCCGCTCCTGCTGCAACCCATCGGCGTCGTGGTCGCCGGTGTCGTGCTCCTGCTCTGGCTCTCCGGGAGTGACCTGAGCGCGACCGAACTCAGCACGCTCGAACCGAGCGTGCTGACCCGGTACGTCGGTGAGCACCTCCTGCTGACACTCGTGTCTGCGATCATCGTGCTGCTCATCTCGATTCCGGTGGGGATCCTCCTGTCGCGACGGGCGTTCAGGCGCGCGCAACCGACCGTGCTCGCCATCGCGAATTTCGGTCAGGCCGCCCCCGCGATCGGACTGATCGTGCTGCTCGCCATGTGGCTCGGTTTCGGGTTCTGGGCGGCGATCGTTGCCCTCGTGGTGTACGCCATGCTGCCGGTCATCAGCAATACGGTGGTGGGGCTCGCCGGAGTCGATCCTCGCCTCGTCGAAGGCGGGAGGGGAATGGGCATGAGTGCTGCCGCCGTGCTGTTCCGCGTCGAGCTGCCGCTCGCGGTACCCGTCATGCTGAGCGGAATCCGCACCGCGCTCGTGCTGCTCGTCGGGTCAGCGACGCTCGCGACATTCGTCGATGGCGGCGGCCTCGGCATCCTGATCACCACGGGTGTGAGCCTCGCGCTCAACACCGTGCTCATCACCGGATCCGTCATCGTCGCTCTCCTGGCATTGTCCATCGACTGGCTCGGCCGTGTCGTCGAGTACGTCGCTACGCCGAAGGGGCTGTCGTGAAGAAACTCCGCCGTATCGTGAGTGGCGTGGCCGCCGTCGTCGCCACCGCCGCGCTGACCGGCTGCGGCCTGCAGGCGGCGACCGCGTACATCCCGTCGTTCTCCCCAGGATCGATCTCGCCGTCGGAGGAGACGGAAGGCGTGCCGTTGACGATCGTCACGAAGAACTTCACCGAGCAGCTCCTGCTGGGCAAGATCTCCGTCATCGCCGCGACGGCAGCCGGATACTCGGTCACCGACCTCAGCAATGTTCCCGGCAGCCAGCCCGCGCGGCAGCTCATGCTCAGCGGACAGGCCGACGTGGGCTGGGAGTACACCGGCACTGCGTGGCTGACCTACCTCGGCAACGAGGAGGCATTTCCGGATCAGCAGAAGCAGTGGCGCGAAGTGCGGGACGCCGAACTGGCGAACGGTCTGACCTGGCTGGATCCGGCACCGCTGAACAACACCTACGCGTTCGCCACGCCTCGGGCCCTGTCCGAGGAGCTGGGCGTCACCAAGCTCAGCGAGATCGGTGACCTTCCCGTTGAAGAGCGCACGTTCTGCGTGGAAGCCGAGTTCAACTCTCGGGCCGACGGGTTCAGCCCGATGCTGCAGGCCTACGATCTCCCGCGCGACAGCGCGGAAGGCGTGCCGAGCGACAACATCCGTGTGATGGACATCGGCGCGATCTACGCGGCGACCGCCGACGGTGCGTGCGCCTTTGGTGAGGTTTTCACAACCGACGGGCGCATTCCCGCACTCGACCTCCTCGTGCTCGAGGACGACCGAGGGTTCTTCCCGGCCTATAACGGCGCACCGGTCGTGAACACGGAGACGCTCGAAGCGCATCCTGAACTGGCGGAACTCTTCGGCGAATTCGTCCCCCTCCTCACCGATGAGACGATGCAGGAGCTCAACGCGCAGGTGGATGTCGAGGGCAGGGAACCCGCCGACGTCGCCCTGGAGTGGATGGATGAGCAGGGCTTCGTCACCGCCGACTGAATGCCTGTCGGGTGCCGTCGACAGTCAGTCCCGATCCACTCCCTCGGTGAGGAAGCGTTCGACGGGGAGCGGCTTGCGGGGCTTCTCGCGGCGATCCCGGTCGGGAATGCCCCCGACGTAAAGCCACCCCAGGAGGTACTCCGAACCCTCGAGTCGGTGGGCTCGGTGCACCGCTTCCGAGCGGGTCAGCACACCGGTGCGCCACATGACGCCCCAGCCGGCTTCGTGCAGGAGCAGCGACAAGATGTGGGCGGCGCCTGAGGCGACGGCCTCCTGCTCCCACGCGGGGACCTTCTTGCTGTCCTGTGTCCGTGCGACGACCGCGAGCACGAGCGGCGCGCGCCGTGCCTTCTTGACGTATTTTTCGTGCTGTTCAGGATCGCCGCCCGCGGCGTCGGCCAGACCGTGGCCGACGAGGTCGCGGTCGTCGCCGCGGAGCGCGATGATGCGCCAGGGTCGCATGCCCGAGTGGTCGGCGATCGAGGAGAGCGGCGCAATGAGCTCCGCGAGTTGCTCTGGAGTGGGGGCGTCCTCGGTCACCTTCGAGTGGGATCTCCGGTTCCGCACCGCCTCGAGCGCGGCTTGGGGGTCGGGTTGGTGCGTCACGGAGGTTCTCCCGGGTGATGTGTGTGCGGTCTCGGAGGTGACCAGTGTACGCGGGGTTGCATCATCTGATGAATGCCGCCATGATATCCAGTGGACGTTAAGGT
It encodes the following:
- a CDS encoding nitroreductase family protein; translation: MTHQPDPQAALEAVRNRRSHSKVTEDAPTPEQLAELIAPLSSIADHSGMRPWRIIALRGDDRDLVGHGLADAAGGDPEQHEKYVKKARRAPLVLAVVARTQDSKKVPAWEQEAVASGAAHILSLLLHEAGWGVMWRTGVLTRSEAVHRAHRLEGSEYLLGWLYVGGIPDRDRREKPRKPLPVERFLTEGVDRD
- a CDS encoding ABC transporter ATP-binding protein — encoded protein: MSESSEQSAPTGGSRILLEEVTKRYSSGGRPAVDGVTLEIPAGKIVMLVGPSGCGKTTTLKMINRLIEPTEGTISLGDQDVTDIDGDDLRRRIGYVIQAGGLFPHMTIAQNIAIVPKMLKWDKQRIAARVDELLDLVSLDPEVYRDRYPRELSGGQQQRVGVARALAADPPVLLMDEPFGAVDPITRQRLQDELLQIQEELQKTIVIVTHDFDEAVKLGDWIVIFSEGAHIVQYDTPERILAEPANEFVENFIGSGAGLKQLTLTRVRDVELADAVTTRPGELAAAVRDELRARGREHAVVLDGRGRPINWLSVKQLGRLEAIPETPAPDLPLVSTGATLNDALDTMLVSSAGTALVVGRRDAFVGVIDVETVMHAITAARAEAARLHANGPVGTNTSPVPVTTGRADG
- a CDS encoding ABC transporter permease, translating into MGETRRRSRLRAFAPLLLQPIGVVVAGVVLLLWLSGSDLSATELSTLEPSVLTRYVGEHLLLTLVSAIIVLLISIPVGILLSRRAFRRAQPTVLAIANFGQAAPAIGLIVLLAMWLGFGFWAAIVALVVYAMLPVISNTVVGLAGVDPRLVEGGRGMGMSAAAVLFRVELPLAVPVMLSGIRTALVLLVGSATLATFVDGGGLGILITTGVSLALNTVLITGSVIVALLALSIDWLGRVVEYVATPKGLS
- a CDS encoding thioredoxin domain-containing protein, with translation MTGAPLRGALDGTTGDPMANENSARPTKTERRQQAREQARLAREREQKREKRNKRLIQGSIVIGVLAVVAVIALVLTQTLKPAGPGPENMASGGAVFGADLEVQPSAALQPDQTREYPEVNREELPLDISLYVDYMCPGCGNFEQTYGTMLENYVGGGDATLRVYPLNFLDNRSQGTNYSTRAANMFGCLVEEQPDVAFAVHNRLLSAEVQPQEGTAGLTDDELLEQAELAGAEITPELESCVSDKRFSSFISSNTKAVTEQGLLGLAEGAQIAAGNQLIPADQPQTLSQTPTVIVNGEQWVQSRDGDLEAYLLKVKSEVEQQQLKNSQPDGSSESE
- a CDS encoding ABC transporter permease, producing the protein MWEYIAGRWGAILFAAWQHFSLVAQCVILGTIIAVFLAVLCYRVPALVGLANGVTAIGLTIPSFALIGLLIAPVGYGVPLAVTVLTFFAVLPILRNAVVGLSGVESSLIESARGIGVSRLGTLARVELPLAWPVILTGIRISAQMVMGVAAVAAYALGPGLGSFIFTGLSQLGSANAVYSVLVGVIGVVIIALILDLILVVIGRLTTPKGIRV
- a CDS encoding DMT family transporter, with protein sequence MTAAKSSFPVWAALLVSGIAGMMVSTQSRVNGGLSQELHSGYLAAAVSFGSGLLILVVLVACVPRGRRGLARVRREVAAGEFPVWGLLGGACGAFFVLTQGLVATVLGVALFTVGIVAGQVLGGLVIDRIGLGPSGKIAPTTTRLIGTGLAVVAVAVSVSDRILGGDGGAVWLIVIPVVAGVGMAWQSAVNGLVRVVAQSAITATFVNFLVGTLVLAIAAAVSLAFSGWPTGWPAEPWFYVGGLVGVVFIALATILVRTAGVLLLSMSNVAGQLVGSMVFEVWSPLAGGVTIPLLAGVGLALVAVVIAALPSRYRRPEGPR
- a CDS encoding glycine betaine ABC transporter substrate-binding protein: MKKLRRIVSGVAAVVATAALTGCGLQAATAYIPSFSPGSISPSEETEGVPLTIVTKNFTEQLLLGKISVIAATAAGYSVTDLSNVPGSQPARQLMLSGQADVGWEYTGTAWLTYLGNEEAFPDQQKQWREVRDAELANGLTWLDPAPLNNTYAFATPRALSEELGVTKLSEIGDLPVEERTFCVEAEFNSRADGFSPMLQAYDLPRDSAEGVPSDNIRVMDIGAIYAATADGACAFGEVFTTDGRIPALDLLVLEDDRGFFPAYNGAPVVNTETLEAHPELAELFGEFVPLLTDETMQELNAQVDVEGREPADVALEWMDEQGFVTAD